A region of Dioscorea cayenensis subsp. rotundata cultivar TDr96_F1 chromosome 5, TDr96_F1_v2_PseudoChromosome.rev07_lg8_w22 25.fasta, whole genome shotgun sequence DNA encodes the following proteins:
- the LOC120260743 gene encoding eIF-2-alpha kinase GCN2 isoform X2, whose translation MGHSSRKKKKRSGSGRKSKGRTSSGDGSSLAWEDQDELFSEELTSLTSIFQEDVKIVSEANHTKISVNIRPFSDETGFEVLDFSVLLVVRCMPGYPHRCPKLQIISEKGLLKEDADRLHSLLVDQANVNARDGRVMIFNLVEAAREFLSEIAPLKPPLISVPSSGSLVGDSNSRFGGSFTYGSIDLFGDLCGEQTSWGGHGSKVANDNSYQLSGKQSSFADKNRRNAFLTHTQTLNKAKNVVEDDHFVKSIHPKTLHDVKHGAMQHAISKLDVLVEDTECDTKSESSSDHNTPLVGEPLGNGSDITLFEDFNVEEHTIADGYSSEGKSSTSSRSVSEKSSKKFQSKKKDLLMVHLLHLVCSSKKSLAHALPELSSELNSLGILSEWGKLLTTKPPKTFSEAFKHTFGQHMIGSQISEFWKTDLDLSQDSSSSLPNSRYLSDFEEVNSLGHGGFGHVVLCKNKLDGRLYAVKKIRLKDKSPHVNDKILREVATLSRLQHQHVVRYYQAWYETGPDTHHGDIYGSRTMESLSCTQSSNSLPNATGLSDNNESAYLYIQMEYCPRTLRQDFEACNDALDKDYTWHLFRQIVEGLVHIHGQGIIHRDLTPNNIFFDVRNDIKIGDFGLAKFLKLEELDHDQHLLTETTGVSVDGTGQVGTYFYTAPEIEQRWPQINEKVDMYSLGVVFFELWHPFATAMERHIVLSDLKLKGLPPPSWAIKFPDQAALLQRLMSPSPSDRPSASELLQNALPPRMEDEWLNDILRTIWTSEDTYVYDRVVSTIFDEERLLIKDHQQHVGSGKMSRDESSFGQCNEYDTELQDKIFDVTKEVFRQHGAKRLEISPMSVLDGCHPIDRKSVKLLNRGGNMLQLCNELRSPFVTWISSQQISTFKRYEISWVYRRAIGHSTPLRFLQGDFDIIGGAPSLTEAEVIKVVVDIATRFLNPDAISIQLNHGALLEAIWTWAGIPGEHRQCVAELLSSITSSCPQSAIRKTNWALIRRQLLQDRNISAATVDRLQTADLRFCGSAEQTLARLRGALSPDKFTHKAFEEMSALLSYLRIWGIEKNISADVLLPPPEDYYKDLYFQIHFKENSPGAAYERILFALGGCYNHLLRQKWDHQHKSYSPNAVGVSLALEKIFPHSSVDIRNFRCENHIGILVCSKGGGGLLQERMEIVAELWQANLKAELVPLLDPSLTEQYEYASEHDLKCLIVITEAGLSQTGLVKVRHLELKKEWEVDRNQLVKFLTEAISIQFRNLPNWN comes from the exons ATGGGACATAGCtcgaggaagaagaagaagcggaGTGGAAGCGGACGGAAGAGCAAGGGGAGAACCTCTTCTGGTGATGGCTCATCCTTGGCGTGGGAGGATCAAGATGAACTTTTCTCGGAGGAGCTGACCTCACT GACTTCAATTTTTCAAGAAGATGTCAAGATTGTCTCGGAAGCAAATCATACTAAGATAAGCGTAAATATCAG GCCTTTCTCTGATGAAACTGGATTTGAAGTTCTTGATTTTTCAGTCCTTCTTGTTGTCAG ATGTATGCCTGGGTATCCTCATAGGTGCCCAAAGTTGCAAATAATATCAGAGAAAGGATTGTTAAAAGAAGATGCAGATAGGCTACATTCTCTGCTCGTTGATCAG gCCAATGTTAATGCCCGTGATGGACGTGTAATGATTTTCAATTTGGTGGAGGCTGCTCGTGAGTTCTTATCAGAAATTGCTCCATTGAAACCGCCGCTTATTTCT GTTCCCTCTTCAGGTTCTTTGGTTGGTGATAGCAATAGTAGGTTTGGTGGATCTTTCACTTATGGCTCAATCGATCTTTTTGGTGATTTATGTGGTGAACAAACATCATGGGGTGGTCATGGTTCAAAAGtggctaatgataattcttatCAGCTTTCTGGGAAGCAAAGCTCATTTGctgataaaaatagaagaaatgcTTTCTTGACGCACACTCAAACTTTAAACAAGGCCAAGAATGTTGTTGAGGATGATCATTTTGTTAAAAGCATACATCCTAAAACATTGcatgatgttaaacatggtgcAATGCAGCATGCCATTTCAAAACTTGATGTTCTTGTAGAAGACACAGAGTGTGACACCAAAAGTGAATCTTCAAGTGATCATAACACCCCTTTGGTAGGGGAACCATTAGGAAATGGGTCTGACATTACTCTGTTTGAG GATTTCAATGTTGAAGAGCACACAATTGCTGATGGTTATAGTTCAGAAGGCAAATCTTCAACCTCATCACGTTCCGTATCAGAAAAATCTAGCAAAAAGTTTCAGAGCAAGAAAAAAGATCTACTTATG GTGCATCTCCTTCACTTGGTTTGCTCTTCTAAAAAATCACTTGCACATGCTTTGCCAGAATTATCTTCAGAACTTAACAGTTTAGGG ATACTTTCAGAATGGGGCAAACTTTTGACCACCAAACCACCCAAAACTTTCTCTGAAGCATTCAAACACACTTTTGGTCAACATATG ATTGGTTCTCAAATCTCTGAGTTTTGGAAGACTGATTTGGATCTTAGTCAAGATAGTTCTTCATCACTTCCAAATTCTCGCTATTTGAGTGATTTCGAGGAAGTCAATTCCCTTG GCCATGGAGGCTTTGGTCATGTTGTACTATGCAAAAATAAGCTGGATGGACGCCTCTATGCTGTAAAAAAGATTCGCCTAAAGGATAAAAGTCCTCATGTCAATGACAAGATTTTGAG GGAGGTAGCTACGCTGTCACGTCTACAGCATCAACATGTTGTTCGTTATTATCAG gcATGGTATGAAACTGGACCTGATACCCATCATGGGGACATCTATGGTTCAAGGACCATGGAGAGCCTTAGTTGTACCCAATCGAGCAATAGCCTGCCAAATGCTACAGGGCTCAGTGACAATAATGAGTCAGCATACTTGTACATTCAAATGGAGTACTGTCCAAG GACTCTTCGTCAGGATTTTGAGGCATGCAATGATGCTCTTGACAAGGACTATACTTGGCATTTATTTCGTCAAATTGTTGAAGGACTGGTGCATATACATGGTCAAGGAATCATCCATCGTGATCTAACAcctaataatattttctttgatgTTCGCAATGACATTAAAATTGGAGACTTTGGTCTTG CCAAATTCTTAAAATTAGAGGAGCTAGATCATGATCAGCATTTACTTACTGAGACTACTGGAGTTTCTGTGGATGGAACTGGTCAAGTTGGAACTTACTTCTACACAGCACCTGAAATAGAGCAGAGGTGGCCACAGATTAATGAAAAG GTTGACATGTATAGCCTAGGAGTTGTATTTTTTGAGCTGTGGCACCCTTTTGCAACAGCAATGGAAAGACACATTGTCCTTTCAGATCTGAAACTGAAAGGATTGCCCCCTCCTTCTTGGGCAATCAAGTTTCCAGATCAAGCAGCCTTGTTGCAGCGGTTGATGTCTCCAAGTCCATCTGATCGTCCGTCTGCTAGTGAACTTCTACAGAATGCCTTACCTCCAAGAATGGAAGATGAATGGCTGAATG ATATACTTAGGACAATCTGGACATCAGAAGATACATATGTCTATGATCGTGTggtatctactatttttgatgaGGAAAGGTTGCTTATAAAAGACCATCAACAACATGTTGGCAGCGGAAAGATGTCCAGAGATGAATCTTCTTTTGGGCAATGCAATGAATATGATACTGAGCTCCAAGATAAAATTTTTGATGTTACCAAGGAAGTATTCAGACAGCATGGTGCGAAGAGATTGGAGATTTCACCTATGAGTGTTTTAGATGGTTGCCATCCCATTGACAG GAAAAGTGTCAAGCTTCTAAATCGTGGTGGAAATATGCTTCAGCTTTGTAATGAATTGCGGTCACCATTTGTTACTTGGATTTCTTCACAACAG ATCTCAACTTTCAAGCGCTATGAGATCTCCTGGGTTTACAGGAGGGCAATTGGCCATTCAACCCCACTTCGCTTTCTTCAG GGGGATTTTGACATTATTGGAGGTGCCCCATCACTGACAGAGGCAGAAGTAATCAAG GTGGTAGTGGATATTGCGACCCGTTTTCTGAATCCTGATGCCATAAGTATTCAACTTAATCATGGTGCCCTGTTAGAAGCAATTTGGACCTGGGCAGGGATCCCTGGCGAGCATAGACAATGTGTTGCTGAG CTTCTATCTTCAATTACGTCATCTTGTCCTCAGTCTGCCATTCGTAAAACCAACTGGGCATTGATTCGGAGACAGCTCCTTCAG GATCGTAATATTTCTGCGGCAACAGTTGACCGATTACAAACAGCGGACTTAAGGTTTTGTGGATCTGCAGAACAAACCCTTGCTAGATTGAGAGGGGCTCTTTCTCCAG ATAAATTTACCCACAAGGCCTTTGAAGAGATGTCAGCCCTTTTAAGTTATTTAAGAATCTGGGggattgagaaaaatatttctgCAGATGTCCTCCTACCCCCTCCAGAAGATTATTATAAGGACCTCTATTTTCAG ATACATTTCAAGGAGAATAGTCCTGGAGCAGCTTATGAGAGAATTTTGTTTGCTCTAGGAGGCTGCTATAATCATCTACTACGTCAAAAGTGGGATCATCAGCAT AAATCTTACTCTCCGAATGCAGTTGGAGTCAGCCTTGCATTGGAAAAGATATTTCCTCATTCTTCAGTTGATATCAGAAATTTCAG ATGTGAAAACCATATTGGTATTCTTGTCTGTTCAAAAGGTGGAGGTGGGCTGCTGCAAGAACGCATGGAAATTGTTGCGGAGTTATGGCAAGCAAATTTGAAG GCAGAACTTGTTCCTCTGTTAGACCCAAGTTTAACTGAACAATATGAATATGCAAGTGAACATGATCTCAAATGCCTTATTGTCATAACTGAAGCTGGTCTATCTCAAACAGGTCTAGTAAAG GTTCGTCATCTTGAGCTGAAGAAGGAATGGGAGGTTGATAGGAACCAGCTTGTCAAATTTTTGACAGAAGCAATATCTATACAGTTCCGGAATCTTCCAAATTGGAATTGA
- the LOC120260743 gene encoding eIF-2-alpha kinase GCN2 isoform X1, giving the protein MGHSSRKKKKRSGSGRKSKGRTSSGDGSSLAWEDQDELFSEELTSLYLSMSLHHLLIETIEYLHLIVFGRTSIFQEDVKIVSEANHTKISVNIRPFSDETGFEVLDFSVLLVVRCMPGYPHRCPKLQIISEKGLLKEDADRLHSLLVDQANVNARDGRVMIFNLVEAAREFLSEIAPLKPPLISVPSSGSLVGDSNSRFGGSFTYGSIDLFGDLCGEQTSWGGHGSKVANDNSYQLSGKQSSFADKNRRNAFLTHTQTLNKAKNVVEDDHFVKSIHPKTLHDVKHGAMQHAISKLDVLVEDTECDTKSESSSDHNTPLVGEPLGNGSDITLFEDFNVEEHTIADGYSSEGKSSTSSRSVSEKSSKKFQSKKKDLLMVHLLHLVCSSKKSLAHALPELSSELNSLGILSEWGKLLTTKPPKTFSEAFKHTFGQHMIGSQISEFWKTDLDLSQDSSSSLPNSRYLSDFEEVNSLGHGGFGHVVLCKNKLDGRLYAVKKIRLKDKSPHVNDKILREVATLSRLQHQHVVRYYQAWYETGPDTHHGDIYGSRTMESLSCTQSSNSLPNATGLSDNNESAYLYIQMEYCPRTLRQDFEACNDALDKDYTWHLFRQIVEGLVHIHGQGIIHRDLTPNNIFFDVRNDIKIGDFGLAKFLKLEELDHDQHLLTETTGVSVDGTGQVGTYFYTAPEIEQRWPQINEKVDMYSLGVVFFELWHPFATAMERHIVLSDLKLKGLPPPSWAIKFPDQAALLQRLMSPSPSDRPSASELLQNALPPRMEDEWLNDILRTIWTSEDTYVYDRVVSTIFDEERLLIKDHQQHVGSGKMSRDESSFGQCNEYDTELQDKIFDVTKEVFRQHGAKRLEISPMSVLDGCHPIDRKSVKLLNRGGNMLQLCNELRSPFVTWISSQQISTFKRYEISWVYRRAIGHSTPLRFLQGDFDIIGGAPSLTEAEVIKVVVDIATRFLNPDAISIQLNHGALLEAIWTWAGIPGEHRQCVAELLSSITSSCPQSAIRKTNWALIRRQLLQDRNISAATVDRLQTADLRFCGSAEQTLARLRGALSPDKFTHKAFEEMSALLSYLRIWGIEKNISADVLLPPPEDYYKDLYFQIHFKENSPGAAYERILFALGGCYNHLLRQKWDHQHKSYSPNAVGVSLALEKIFPHSSVDIRNFRCENHIGILVCSKGGGGLLQERMEIVAELWQANLKAELVPLLDPSLTEQYEYASEHDLKCLIVITEAGLSQTGLVKVRHLELKKEWEVDRNQLVKFLTEAISIQFRNLPNWN; this is encoded by the exons ATGGGACATAGCtcgaggaagaagaagaagcggaGTGGAAGCGGACGGAAGAGCAAGGGGAGAACCTCTTCTGGTGATGGCTCATCCTTGGCGTGGGAGGATCAAGATGAACTTTTCTCGGAGGAGCTGACCTCACTGTATCTTTCAATGAGCTTACATCATTTACTGATTGAAACTATTGAATATTTacatttaattgtttttggtAGGACTTCAATTTTTCAAGAAGATGTCAAGATTGTCTCGGAAGCAAATCATACTAAGATAAGCGTAAATATCAG GCCTTTCTCTGATGAAACTGGATTTGAAGTTCTTGATTTTTCAGTCCTTCTTGTTGTCAG ATGTATGCCTGGGTATCCTCATAGGTGCCCAAAGTTGCAAATAATATCAGAGAAAGGATTGTTAAAAGAAGATGCAGATAGGCTACATTCTCTGCTCGTTGATCAG gCCAATGTTAATGCCCGTGATGGACGTGTAATGATTTTCAATTTGGTGGAGGCTGCTCGTGAGTTCTTATCAGAAATTGCTCCATTGAAACCGCCGCTTATTTCT GTTCCCTCTTCAGGTTCTTTGGTTGGTGATAGCAATAGTAGGTTTGGTGGATCTTTCACTTATGGCTCAATCGATCTTTTTGGTGATTTATGTGGTGAACAAACATCATGGGGTGGTCATGGTTCAAAAGtggctaatgataattcttatCAGCTTTCTGGGAAGCAAAGCTCATTTGctgataaaaatagaagaaatgcTTTCTTGACGCACACTCAAACTTTAAACAAGGCCAAGAATGTTGTTGAGGATGATCATTTTGTTAAAAGCATACATCCTAAAACATTGcatgatgttaaacatggtgcAATGCAGCATGCCATTTCAAAACTTGATGTTCTTGTAGAAGACACAGAGTGTGACACCAAAAGTGAATCTTCAAGTGATCATAACACCCCTTTGGTAGGGGAACCATTAGGAAATGGGTCTGACATTACTCTGTTTGAG GATTTCAATGTTGAAGAGCACACAATTGCTGATGGTTATAGTTCAGAAGGCAAATCTTCAACCTCATCACGTTCCGTATCAGAAAAATCTAGCAAAAAGTTTCAGAGCAAGAAAAAAGATCTACTTATG GTGCATCTCCTTCACTTGGTTTGCTCTTCTAAAAAATCACTTGCACATGCTTTGCCAGAATTATCTTCAGAACTTAACAGTTTAGGG ATACTTTCAGAATGGGGCAAACTTTTGACCACCAAACCACCCAAAACTTTCTCTGAAGCATTCAAACACACTTTTGGTCAACATATG ATTGGTTCTCAAATCTCTGAGTTTTGGAAGACTGATTTGGATCTTAGTCAAGATAGTTCTTCATCACTTCCAAATTCTCGCTATTTGAGTGATTTCGAGGAAGTCAATTCCCTTG GCCATGGAGGCTTTGGTCATGTTGTACTATGCAAAAATAAGCTGGATGGACGCCTCTATGCTGTAAAAAAGATTCGCCTAAAGGATAAAAGTCCTCATGTCAATGACAAGATTTTGAG GGAGGTAGCTACGCTGTCACGTCTACAGCATCAACATGTTGTTCGTTATTATCAG gcATGGTATGAAACTGGACCTGATACCCATCATGGGGACATCTATGGTTCAAGGACCATGGAGAGCCTTAGTTGTACCCAATCGAGCAATAGCCTGCCAAATGCTACAGGGCTCAGTGACAATAATGAGTCAGCATACTTGTACATTCAAATGGAGTACTGTCCAAG GACTCTTCGTCAGGATTTTGAGGCATGCAATGATGCTCTTGACAAGGACTATACTTGGCATTTATTTCGTCAAATTGTTGAAGGACTGGTGCATATACATGGTCAAGGAATCATCCATCGTGATCTAACAcctaataatattttctttgatgTTCGCAATGACATTAAAATTGGAGACTTTGGTCTTG CCAAATTCTTAAAATTAGAGGAGCTAGATCATGATCAGCATTTACTTACTGAGACTACTGGAGTTTCTGTGGATGGAACTGGTCAAGTTGGAACTTACTTCTACACAGCACCTGAAATAGAGCAGAGGTGGCCACAGATTAATGAAAAG GTTGACATGTATAGCCTAGGAGTTGTATTTTTTGAGCTGTGGCACCCTTTTGCAACAGCAATGGAAAGACACATTGTCCTTTCAGATCTGAAACTGAAAGGATTGCCCCCTCCTTCTTGGGCAATCAAGTTTCCAGATCAAGCAGCCTTGTTGCAGCGGTTGATGTCTCCAAGTCCATCTGATCGTCCGTCTGCTAGTGAACTTCTACAGAATGCCTTACCTCCAAGAATGGAAGATGAATGGCTGAATG ATATACTTAGGACAATCTGGACATCAGAAGATACATATGTCTATGATCGTGTggtatctactatttttgatgaGGAAAGGTTGCTTATAAAAGACCATCAACAACATGTTGGCAGCGGAAAGATGTCCAGAGATGAATCTTCTTTTGGGCAATGCAATGAATATGATACTGAGCTCCAAGATAAAATTTTTGATGTTACCAAGGAAGTATTCAGACAGCATGGTGCGAAGAGATTGGAGATTTCACCTATGAGTGTTTTAGATGGTTGCCATCCCATTGACAG GAAAAGTGTCAAGCTTCTAAATCGTGGTGGAAATATGCTTCAGCTTTGTAATGAATTGCGGTCACCATTTGTTACTTGGATTTCTTCACAACAG ATCTCAACTTTCAAGCGCTATGAGATCTCCTGGGTTTACAGGAGGGCAATTGGCCATTCAACCCCACTTCGCTTTCTTCAG GGGGATTTTGACATTATTGGAGGTGCCCCATCACTGACAGAGGCAGAAGTAATCAAG GTGGTAGTGGATATTGCGACCCGTTTTCTGAATCCTGATGCCATAAGTATTCAACTTAATCATGGTGCCCTGTTAGAAGCAATTTGGACCTGGGCAGGGATCCCTGGCGAGCATAGACAATGTGTTGCTGAG CTTCTATCTTCAATTACGTCATCTTGTCCTCAGTCTGCCATTCGTAAAACCAACTGGGCATTGATTCGGAGACAGCTCCTTCAG GATCGTAATATTTCTGCGGCAACAGTTGACCGATTACAAACAGCGGACTTAAGGTTTTGTGGATCTGCAGAACAAACCCTTGCTAGATTGAGAGGGGCTCTTTCTCCAG ATAAATTTACCCACAAGGCCTTTGAAGAGATGTCAGCCCTTTTAAGTTATTTAAGAATCTGGGggattgagaaaaatatttctgCAGATGTCCTCCTACCCCCTCCAGAAGATTATTATAAGGACCTCTATTTTCAG ATACATTTCAAGGAGAATAGTCCTGGAGCAGCTTATGAGAGAATTTTGTTTGCTCTAGGAGGCTGCTATAATCATCTACTACGTCAAAAGTGGGATCATCAGCAT AAATCTTACTCTCCGAATGCAGTTGGAGTCAGCCTTGCATTGGAAAAGATATTTCCTCATTCTTCAGTTGATATCAGAAATTTCAG ATGTGAAAACCATATTGGTATTCTTGTCTGTTCAAAAGGTGGAGGTGGGCTGCTGCAAGAACGCATGGAAATTGTTGCGGAGTTATGGCAAGCAAATTTGAAG GCAGAACTTGTTCCTCTGTTAGACCCAAGTTTAACTGAACAATATGAATATGCAAGTGAACATGATCTCAAATGCCTTATTGTCATAACTGAAGCTGGTCTATCTCAAACAGGTCTAGTAAAG GTTCGTCATCTTGAGCTGAAGAAGGAATGGGAGGTTGATAGGAACCAGCTTGTCAAATTTTTGACAGAAGCAATATCTATACAGTTCCGGAATCTTCCAAATTGGAATTGA